Below is a window of Populus alba chromosome 2, ASM523922v2, whole genome shotgun sequence DNA.
taaaaattatattgaatcaattcacattaatctaaattaatctaTCCAAATTGTAACACTGGCTTGACTAATTTTAGTAACTctgtttttgagttttattttttacttataagataaaaatataaacacccCCTTTTTCAACTGTCTGTGCATCTAAAAtcaccttatatatatatatatatatatatatatatataataaacattatatcaataaaaaatagaaaatcaagaaaaacaattccAACCCAATCTATCTCCTCCAACAATATTAGAGGCCGAAAacatttcaattgtttttcaattcaaccgCATTAACCGATAACTTTCTctctatatttaaatataaaatcaaaaaataataaaaataatttttttcactaaaacaaaaaattgaaaaacaacagagaccaaaaacaaaattttccaaACTCCTatagagaggggaaaaaaaaaatgccaaaaggcactgaacaaaaaattatcttaagaaattcatttttgCCACCTCCTCAAATTTggtatccattttttttttttttttgcaaccaCTAAAACTGAGATCCATTCTGCAAAATTGATTCACATTTTGATAACCATATACAAAGCAAATCAAAGTAATTCTTCAGGCTTAAACCCAAAACAACATTTTGTccgatgaaatttaaaaaaaaaaatgataattaaggacttaaataaaataaaacaaaacaaaaaaggactaaaaaagCATTACTGTGATTCATGGTTTTTGTGAGACAGTACACAGTGAAAATACCAtgccaattagtttttttttttttttaatttaattttaacatactCATTTCTCTTTCAAGTTACAAATCTCTGAAACTGACATCAAAATATCAGCTTGCTAAGAGCTCAAGACAATGATGATCACTGAACAGTTATTTTGCTTTTCATCACCCTGGCTATGTTTTTatttcctatttatttattcatttgaaATGGGATTTTCACTTGTGTATTCAACACAGGGCCTGTAGGATTTCTATGTTCAAGTTACTAATAGCTCAACGACGATTCTTTCTTCACAAATGCAAATTTTCTAAGGTCAGTAACCCCAATGGCCAAGTATGCAGGTGGTGGAATTGATGATCAAACACAGGGTGTTCTAAATAAGATCAAGATCTGCATTTATTCATCACAGCTCAAATCAAAGACATCATCAAAGAAACACTTTCAAGGAAAATATCTACCTGTTGATCATATGCCCCGAGCTATCCGTCATCGGTGCTGCAAACTGTGGATGCAGGTGCTCTGTTGAATGGGTTTTGAGTAGAATGATTGAAGGGCAAAAACAAAGAGTTCCCAAACTTCTTCtagttaaaattaatcaagataaaacatgcaaaaaaactTTTGCCTGTCAAGTTGTAGGTAGAATATTCGGATTAATACATGAGCTAAAGCTTCTCTCACTAAGTAAACCTACAGACTGAGATTTAGGtttcaataaacataatctTGCTTCATTCTGTTAATGCTCAGTACTGGTCGATGCACCTACTCAAAATTTAGGTTGGTCTATCAGAGATAATAAAGCTGAGGAGTTGAACTAAATTCTGTGGTGCAGTTTTCAGACTTCTCATTGTTTATCCTTAGAGAATTGAAATTTATTGTCAAGATTTTTACTAACATGAAGTTTTCTCTCGaattatttgcttttatttctgatacaatcaacaaaatatattacCAACTTGGCATTTTCTGTTTCATTCCAAGAGAGCTCAATTAGCAAGGAGCAATTCTAAAAGAATGTAATTTCTATAGATATCTTTACAGAATTCTGGGTCTGGAACTGTAAAACCCATTATAGTGCTGCCGTAAACATTTAAGAAACTATAGTCACAGAATTACAAGAAAGATCCACATAAGATGATAGTAACTGTGAACAAGTCATGAATACCTCTTTCACAGCCGATTAGGGACAAGGAACAAAGAGTCTTTAGTATCTCCACCTTGAGACATCACCATCAAGCAAACAGGTGAGAAACCAGCGACGAACCATTTGAACTCATTTTCAATTTGGATGCCTTGACAAATTATCACAACATGTCTTTGATGAAATCAAGGTTTAGGGTATCGCgaacaataagaaaaaatccAAGGGTAATAACAAGCACGATCCCGGATGACATAATCCGCTGCTCTATTTCTAAAGGGAGCTTTCTCCCACCCCTAGCTGCTTCTATGAGAATGAAGGCCAGGGAGCCCCCATCCAAAGCAGGTAATGGAAGGAGGTTTATCACTGCAAGATTAATATTGAGCACAGCTGCAAATTGGTAAAGCCCATCAATATTTGACCTTGCAACTTCTGCACCAACAGCAATTATAGCGACTGGACCTGATACCTTGCTTGCTGATTGAGAGAAGTTTGAAAAAGTTTGTTTCAAGCTATCCACCACATTGGATGAAAGACCCCAAAATTCTTCTCCAGCAAAATTAAATGCCTCGAAGATGTTCTTAGCGATAACCTTGGTAATCTTTACATTGTTTGATAATTGAACTCCAATTTTACCTGTTCCATCAAAACTCTCATCCGGGGTGACACCAATTTCAAAATTCTGTTCCCCCCTCTCAACCTTAAGCAACACATTCTTGTTAGGACTACTCTTAATGACATCAACAACCTCGGATACTGCATTGGGCCCAGTTTTAGGCAAATTCGCTCCATTAACAGCAAGAATTACATCGCCGGGAAGCAAACCATCACGGGAAGCAGCAGAAAAGGCTCGAACTTCAGGAACAAGCACCCCAGGAAAGGCCTCTTGCACAGGCAAACCAACTGATAATACTTGAGCAAGGATTATAGCATAAGCAAAGATGATATTGGCAATAACACCAGCTGATATCACTATCGTTCTATCCAATATCGGTCTATTCTTAAGCAAATTCTCATCATCTACTGGTATATCGCTCTCCGGATCATTATCAGGAAACCCCACAAACCCACCCAAAGGAAAAGCTCTAATAGAATACTCAACGTTCCTTGCATTAAATTTAGCTAAAATTGGACCAAATCCAACAGCAAATTTACTTACATGAATACCCTGTAGATAAGCAGCAAGGAAATGACCACTTTCATGAACAACAATAATGGCTGTCAACACTCCAACTGCCTCTAAAACAGATTCAAAGTTCCCTAAGTCAAATCCAGAGACAGCCCATGACCTAAAGTCCAACCTTTTCCCAAGAGGGCATCCGGTGAAAAGGGGAGTCTTGGAGTGAGAATTGAGGTTTGATGAATAGCACAGCGAAGAGGAAAGAGGTTTTAAAAAATGGGTGGTTTTGGGCTTTAATGAGGATGACTCTAAAATAGGTGACTTTGAGTTGGAAAATCTAGGGAGAGAAGCTGAAGGGGAAGGCAATAGAGAGGAAGAAGATAAGCTTATTAGCATGGCTTCTTGATTGGTGTTTGCTTTAACAGGGGAGGGTTTAGGCTAATAATGGGAGAAGGAGATATGGCGAAAAGGGAAGGTAGTGGCTGTGGATAATTCATATTTCTTGAGTTTGTGGAGGGGAAGTAGAGTGATAATTTTACCTCTTTTGTCTTCATTCCACACAAGTAACGTGTTTTGTTGgcgtgttttgttttcttcttggtGTAAGACGCAAGCCttctaaattgatattttttttaaaaaaaaaatctcgatATTTAAAAGCTTGATTTCATCCTTGCTAATCCGGTAAAGTTAGTTCTTTTTATTATGGgggtaaagtttttttttttattcataatactcaaactttaaattttatttaaaaaacaagtatcgaatatattaaaaaaccaattttaaaaatataaaaaattaattttaaataaaaaatatttaactttttataaaacaatatttaaaaattaataaaagagatctaaaaaacattataatactGTTCATTCATTCTCgaccagtttttttttactgtttttcatttgtttagCTACAGTTAGGTGACCAAGCCAGGGTCAATAGAGATCCCAGAGCAACTTTAAAACAACCAAGGATTTTTCCTGGGTTTGATGATTGTGGTAATAGCTGGAAATGATATacgtgtattttaatttttttatatttataattttatttacattaaagaaatttttaatattttatatttatattctatttattatttattgaatactaaatttaaatattccatataattttagattttcgaatcagtttttattatttaaattttagatgaaaaatattttaaaaaaatattcaattacaaaaacaaacatatcataaaaaaaacgtGATTTTGTTTCCAATTTTTATGATAACTTTCAACATCATACTGTATATAGGGtttgaaataaaacaagtaGGAATCTTGTAAGACTATGTTAATTAGCtagttttaattttggtttatgATAGCATCAAATTACAGAGATGCCTTTAGTCGGATTGGAATTGGGATGGCTTTGCTACCGAACCAAACAACAAGACATGATTCCAAGTTACTTTTCCCGAACtatggaaaataaattgcaaGGTTTCATGGATAGATAATTTGAtgcttaaattatatattttttaaaagatcataaatataaattcattgatcaattctaaatatatattaaaaaaaaaagaagcattgttttaactaaaataatctATCCCAGTCGATCCAATAATCTAATAACATGATATATTTCCCAACTTGATTTTCGAACTAGGTATTATATAGAATCCCTGAATAAAAT
It encodes the following:
- the LOC118042684 gene encoding membrane metalloprotease ARASP, chloroplastic yields the protein MLISLSSSSLLPSPSASLPRFSNSKSPILESSSLKPKTTHFLKPLSSSLCYSSNLNSHSKTPLFTGCPLGKRLDFRSWAVSGFDLGNFESVLEAVGVLTAIIVVHESGHFLAAYLQGIHVSKFAVGFGPILAKFNARNVEYSIRAFPLGGFVGFPDNDPESDIPVDDENLLKNRPILDRTIVISAGVIANIIFAYAIILAQVLSVGLPVQEAFPGVLVPEVRAFSAASRDGLLPGDVILAVNGANLPKTGPNAVSEVVDVIKSSPNKNVLLKVERGEQNFEIGVTPDESFDGTGKIGVQLSNNVKITKVIAKNIFEAFNFAGEEFWGLSSNVVDSLKQTFSNFSQSASKVSGPVAIIAVGAEVARSNIDGLYQFAAVLNINLAVINLLPLPALDGGSLAFILIEAARGGRKLPLEIEQRIMSSGIVLVITLGFFLIVRDTLNLDFIKDML